In one Drosophila pseudoobscura strain MV-25-SWS-2005 chromosome X, UCI_Dpse_MV25, whole genome shotgun sequence genomic region, the following are encoded:
- the Oseg2 gene encoding intraflagellar transport protein 172 homolog isoform X1, which produces MQLKYLRTLLEGQEQIQRIAGLAWSPNQQKLAIATADRHILLYDDAGERRDKFSTKPANSANGKNSYVIRGLAFSPDSTRLAVAQSDCIVYVYKLGESWNDKKVICNKFPQASAVTALIWLSSGAIIAGNPHPPCIRSVWNPSSIKYISIARQGLEDGKIRALHSKSNKSQSLYGGDSICISLAANTKGSGFLSGHNDGTIIRYFLTDDANEPLGRVVQHPVPPFALAWPQGGFCVGGCDQRIVFYDPMGRQLRTFDYSRTEGEREFTVAACSPNGQAVAFGSYDRIRIYAWSPRQGAWSESASKEVSCLYTLSALLWRRDGARLALGSVSGAVLLFESVLRRTIWQDKFELIFVAPSQLLVRSLAEPTQQLTIESQLGLEIDDVRIMGKDNYLVARTEESLILCDLTRNLASEVPWTASGHHERFYFENPNVCLVFNVGELSLVEYGDNCILGSVRTEFVNPHVISVRLNERGNARENKKLAFLLDAKTICVVDLESRLTSGQINHETKIDWLELSETAHKLLFRDKKLRLVLVDNYTGKKQTLLSNISFVQWVPQSDVVVAQSHTNLAIWYNIDLPEHVTMQTIRGEAIEVVRENGRTVVRSQDGPSEHSYQLDEGLVEFGTAVNDSDFGRAVHFLESLGDKPAAKAMWHNLAIISLEDGNLRVVQRCYAALGNVSKAFYLAEMIQEADAFELATDSPGILCPEVRAKLALLASDLRTAERIYLEQGDIEAALRMYQQLRMWDEAVALAERRGYARLAELKQQHMDFLLSSEQPEKAGQVLEEQGELQQAMGLFLKANKPARAARLALKTPQLLQDEHLMLQVTEGLVHCELYELAGDIAHRLSRPEAALALYRKGGAYARALELARVVEPQEVTALEEEWGDWLVGRKQLDASINHYIEAGATQKALEAAVGAKQWRKAVQIAKVLDEPELIQRYALDLSKHLAFAGDLDGAEDMLVRANLHKDAIELLNRHGKWERAYVIGEKYLKPEHLRELFVQMAGTLEEQGKYRDAEKVLIAVNEPDLAIAMYKRRELYDSMIRLVERYHKDLLDSTHLHLARQLESRGKLKNAEVHFIASGDWKSAVHMYCSSGRWEDGYRVAKQKGTDGASQQVAYMWAKSMPLESAVRLLSKLGLLDTAVGFACDSGQFEFAMELCRFAGKPTDEVHLKIAMSLEDEGKFEEAEVEFLKAHKPKEAILMYQHAGDWRAALNVAEQHLPDVVGEVLIGQAAAALETRNYKEYEALLLRAQRPDLIVEHYKQESLYDDALRIAEEHYPSALNDLRRLQAQLQRGLAQTGEESVTDSRAYLQRAAEFAKREQFRKAAECLMQIDASNAEDAATLERALLRAAEICNQFLEGQDAQELATALGPRLLAIKQIGPAAQLYLAADMPKQAVDVFIKTEQWSKARRLAKEIDADLQLLAYVEQQQKSCLKHEGNVEQLADIDIISALDLLAEQGQWQRCLEKAKQLNPSVLQKYVAVYAAQLIREGNCSNALGLYLSYGAPPIEAHFNIYTRIALDCLALREEQSEGGSLWRQLRDFLQRLLQSLRASQEQAQTQFTAGIEQFLLIAHYYATRAACKEVQALQPVALRLSLALLRHTDILPVDKGFYEAGMDLRQAGREAEAFVMLNHYLDVCEAIEEGSGNLVDHSDLASTDFPSSVPLPEDIHLKNEPSLHEEVREWVLAVSMDQQVDQQLPTDDRGLYESSLGPNDLPCLLSGFPVRGRQPVTFQSSSNQVNRDVWSKFSVAVKMSPGSGIADIIGFTEKWQGAANYVMH; this is translated from the exons atgcaattgaaataCCTGCGAACGTTGCTGGAGGGTCAG GAGCAAATCCAACGCATTgcgggcctggcctggtcgcCCAACCAGCAGAAGCTGGCCATAGCCACCGCCGATCGACACATCCTGCTGTACGACGATGCCGGCGAGCGACGCGACAAGTTCAGCACAAAGCCCGCCAACTCGGCAAATGGCAAGAACTCCTATGTGATCCGGGGCCTGGCCTTCAGTCCCGACTCCACCCGCCTGGCCGTGGCACAGAGCGACTGCATTGTGTACGTGTACAAGCTGGGAGAGTCCTGGAACGACAAGAAGGTCATCTGCAATAAGTTCCCGCAGGCCAGTGCCGTCACGGCTCTCATTTGGCTCTCCTCTGGCGCCATCATAGCAGGTAATCCTCATCCCCCTTGCATTCGATCTGTATGGAACCCATCTTCAATCAAGTACATATCTATCGCACGACAAGGCCTCGAAGATGGAAAGATTCGTGCCCTGcacagcaagagcaacaaatCGCAGAGTCTGTACGGTGGCGACAGCATCTGCATCTCGCTGGCGGCCAACACCAAGGGCAGCGGCTTCCTCAGCGGCCACAACGATGGCACCATCATCCGCTACTTTCTGACGGACGACGCCAACGAGCCCCTGGGAAGAGTGGTCCAGCACCCGGTGCCGCCGTTCGCTCTGGCCTGGCCCCAGGGCGGCTTCTGTGTCGGTGGCTGCGATCAGCGGATTGTCTTCTACGACCCGATG GGTCGCCAGCTACGAACATTCGACTATTCCCGAACCGAGGGAGAACGCGAGTTCACGGTGGCCGCCTGCAGCCCCAACGGGCAGGCGGTGGCCTTCGGCAGCTACGATCGCATACGCATCTACGCCTGGAGTCCACGCCAGGGAGCCTGGAGCGAGAGTGCCAGCAAGGAGGTGTCCTGCCTGTACACGCTGAGCGCCCTGCTCTGGCGTCGGGACGGCGCCCGTCTCGCTCTCGGCTCCGTCAGCGGAGCTGTCCTGCTGTTCGAGTCCGTGCTGAGGCGCACCATCTGGCAGGACAAGTTCGAGCTGATCTTTGTGGCGCCCAGCCAGCTGCTGGTGCGATCGCTGGCCGAGCCCACGCAGCAGCTGACCATCGAGTCGCAGCTGGGCCTGGAGATCGACGATGTGCGGATCATGGGCAAGGACAACTACCTGGTGGCCCGCACCGAGGAGTCCCTGATCCTCTGCGACCTGACGCGCAACCTGGCCAGCGAAGTGCCCTGGACAGCCTCCGGCCACCACGAGCGCTTCTACTTCGAGAACCCCAATGTCTGTCTCGTGTTCAATGTGGGGGAACTGAGTCTCGTGGAGTACGGCGACAACTGCATCCTAGGCTCCGTACGCACGGAGTTCGTCAATCCTCATGTGATCTCCGTGCGCCTCAACGAGCGCGGCAATGCCCGGGAGAACAAGAAGCTGGCCTTCCTCCTGGACGCCAAGACCATTTGCGTGGTGGACCTCGAGAGTCGCCTCACCAGCGGCCAGATCAACCACGAGACCAAAATCGATTGGCTGGAGCTCAGCGAGACGGCCCACAAGCTTCTGTTCCGCGACAAGAAGCTGCGCCTCGTGCTGGTGGACAACTACACGGGCAAGAAGCAGACTCTCCTCAGCAACATCTCCTTTGTCCAGTGGGTCCCCCAGAGCGACGTGGTGGTGGCCCAGAGCCACACCAATCTGGCCATTTGGTACAACATCGATCTGCCGGAGCACGTGACCATGCAGACCATCCGCGGCGAGGCCATCGAAGTGGTGCGGGAGAAT GGTCGCACTGTGGTGCGCTCCCAGGATGGCCCCAGCGAGCACAGCTACCAGCTGGACGAGGGACTCGTGGAGTTCGGCACCGCCGTCAATGACAGCGACTTTGGACGGGCCGTTCACTTTCTGGAGTCTCTTGGGGACAAGCCGGCGGCCAAGGCCATGTGGCACAACCTGGCGATAATCTCCCTGGAAGACGGCAATCTGCGAGTGGTCCAGCGCTGCTATGCCGCTCTGGGAAACGTGTCCAAGGCATTCTACCTAGCCGAGATGATCCAGGAGGCGGACGCGTTCGAGCTGGCCACCGATTCGCCGGGAATCCTCTGTCCCGAGGTGCGGGCCAAGCTGGCTCTCTTGGCATCCGATCTGCGCACCGCAGAGCGCATATATCTCGAACAGGGCGACATCGAGGCGGCCCTGAGGATGTACCAGCAGCTTCGAATGTGGGACGAGGCTGTGGCCCTGGCCGAGAGGCGGGGATATGCGCGATTGGCGgagctgaagcagcagcacatggaCTTTCTACTGAGCAGCGAGCAGCCGGAGAAGGCCGGCCAAGTGCTCGAGGAACAGGGCGAACTGCAGCAGGCCATGGGGCTGTTCCTGAAGGCGAACAAGCCGGCCAGAGCTGCTCGACTGGCGCTGAAGAcgccgcagctgctgcaggacgAGCATCTGATGCTGCAGGTGACCGAGGGTTTGGTGCACTGCGAGCTCTACGAGCTGGCGGGCGACATTGCCCATCGCCTGTCCCGGCCAGAGGCTGCTTTGGCTCTCTACCGGAAGGGAGGGGCGTATGCCAGGGCCCTGGAGCTCGCGCGCGTCGTGGAGCCGCAGGAGGTGACGGCCCTGGAGGAGGAGTGGGGCGACTGGCTGGTGGGTCGCAAGCAGCTGGACGCCTCGATCAATCACTACATCGAGGCGGGCGCCACGCAGAAGGCCCTGGAGGCGGCGGTGGGCGCCAAGCAATGGCGGAAGGCTGTGCAGATAGCCAAGGTCCTGGACGAGCCAGAGCTGATCCAGCGCTATGCCCTGGATCTGTCGAAGCACCTGGCCTTTGCCGGGGACTTGGACGGAGCCGAGGATATGCTGGTGAGAGCCAACCTCCACAAGGATGCCATCGAGCTGCTGAACCGCCACGGGAAGTGGGAGCGGGCGTACGTGATCGGGGAGAAGTACCTGAAGCCGGAGCATCTGCGCGAGCTGTTCGTCCAGATGGCAGGCACCCTGGAGGAGCAGGGCAAATACCGGGATGCGGAGAAGGTTCTGATCGCCGTCAATGAGCCCGACCTGGCCATAGCCATGTACAAGCGGCGGGAGCTGTACGACTCGATGATCCGGCTGGTCGAACGCTACCACAAGGATCTGCTGGACAGCACCCACCTGCATCTGGCGCGGCAGCTGGAGTCGCGCGGCAAGCTGAAGAACGCCGAGGTGCACTTCATCGCCTCGGGGGACTGGAAGTCGGCCGTGCACATGTACTGCTCCTCGGGCAGGTGGGAGGACGGCTACCGCGTGGCCAAGCAGAAGGGGACGGACGGGGCCAGCCAGCAGGTGGCCTACATGTGGGCCAAGTCCATGCCCCTGGAGAGCGCCGTGCGCCTGCTGAGCAAACTGGGACTGCTGGACACTGCCGTGGGATTCGCCTGCGACTCGGGCCAGTTCGAGTTCGCCATGGAGCTGTGCCGCTTTGCGGGCAAGCCCACGGACGAGGTGCACCTGAAGATCGCCATGTCCCTCGAGGATGAGGGCAAGTTCGAGGAGGCCGAAGTGGAGTTCCTCAAGGCCCACAAGCCCAAGGAGGCGATCCTCATGTATCAGCACGCCGGCGACTGGCGGGCCGCGCTCAACGTGGCCGAACAGCATCTGCCGGATGTCGTGGGCGAGGTGCTCATCGGCCAGGCGGCGGCCGCTCTGGAGACCCGCAACTACAAGGAGTACGAGGCTCTGTTGCTGCGCGCCCAGCGGCCGGATCTCATCGTGGAGCACTACAAGCAGGAGTCCTTGTACGATGACGCCCTGCGGATAGCCGAGGAGCATTATCCCTCGGCCCTCAATGACTTGAGGCGTCTGCAGGCGCAGCTGCAAAGGGGACTGGCCCAGACGGGGGAGGAATCCGTCACCGACTCCCGTGCCTATCTGCAGCGAGCGGCGGAGTTCGCGAAGCGGGAGCAGTTCCGCAAGGCCGCCGAGTGCCTAATGCAGATTGATGCCTCCAATGCCGAGGATGCGGCCACCCTGGAGAGGGCCCTCCTGCGTGCCGCCGAGATCTGCAACCAGTTTCTGGAGGGACAGGACGCCCAGGAGCTGGCAACGGCCTTGGGGCCACGGCTGCTGGCCATCAAGCAGATTGGCCCTGCAGCACAGCTCTATCTGGCCGCGGACATGCCCAAGCAGGCGGTGGATGTCTTCATCAAAACGGAGCAGTGGAGCAAGGCCCGGCGACTGGCCAAGGAAATCGATGCGGATCTCCAGCTGCTCGCCTacgtggagcagcagcagaagtcgTGCCTCAAGCACGAGGGGAATGTCGAGCAGCTGGCGGACATTGACATCATCTCGGCCCTGGATCTCCTGGCGGAGCAGGGCCAGTGGCAGCGCTGCCTGGAGAAGGCCAAGCAGCTGAATCCCTCGGTGCTGCAGAAGTACGTGGCCGTGTACGCGGCCCAGCTCATCCGCGAGGGCAACTGCAGCAACGCCCTAGGTCTGTATCTGAGCTATGGGGCGCCTCCCATCGAGGCGCACTTCAACATCTACACGCGGATCGCCCTTGACTGTCTGGCCCTGAGGGAGGAGCAGTCCGAGGGCGGTTCGCTGTGGCGCCAGTTGCGAGACTTTCTCCAGCGCCTGCTGCAATCGCTGAGGGCCTCTCAGGagcaggcccagacccagttCACGGCCGGCATTGAGCAGTTTCTCCTGATTGCACACTACTATGCCACCAGAGCAGCCTGCAAGGAGGTGCAGGCGCTCCAACCAGTCGCCCTGCGGCTCTCCTTGGCACTGCTGCGGCACACGGATATCCTGCCGGTGGATAAGGGCTTCTACGAAGCGGGCATGGATCTGCGGCAGGCTGGACGAGAGGCGGAGGCTTTCGTCATGCTCAACCACTATCTGGACGTGTGCGAGGCCATCGAGGAGGGCTCTGGCAACTTGGTGGATCACTCCGATTTGGCCAGCACCGATTTCCCCAGCTCCGTGCCCCTGCCCGAGGACATTCACCTGAAGAACGAGCCCAGCCTCCATGAGGAGGTGCGCGAATGGGTCCTGGCCGTCAGCATGGACCAGCAGGTGGATCAGCAGCTGCCCACGGACGATCGTGGCCTGTACGAGTCCAGCCTTGGCCCGAACGATTTGCCCTGCCTGCTGAGTGGATTCCCGGTGCGTGGCCGTCAGCCTGTGACCTTTCAGTCGTCGAGCAACCAGGTGAATCGCGACGTCTGGAGCAAGTTCTCGGTGGCCGTGAAGATGTCCCCGGGCAGTGGCATAGCCGACATCATTGGCTTCACCGAAAAGTGGCAGGGGGCCGCCAACTACGTAATGCACTAA
- the Oseg2 gene encoding intraflagellar transport protein 172 homolog isoform X2 has translation MQLKYLRTLLEGQEQIQRIAGLAWSPNQQKLAIATADRHILLYDDAGERRDKFSTKPANSANGKNSYVIRGLAFSPDSTRLAVAQSDCIVYVYKLGESWNDKKVICNKFPQASAVTALIWLSSGAIIAGLEDGKIRALHSKSNKSQSLYGGDSICISLAANTKGSGFLSGHNDGTIIRYFLTDDANEPLGRVVQHPVPPFALAWPQGGFCVGGCDQRIVFYDPMGRQLRTFDYSRTEGEREFTVAACSPNGQAVAFGSYDRIRIYAWSPRQGAWSESASKEVSCLYTLSALLWRRDGARLALGSVSGAVLLFESVLRRTIWQDKFELIFVAPSQLLVRSLAEPTQQLTIESQLGLEIDDVRIMGKDNYLVARTEESLILCDLTRNLASEVPWTASGHHERFYFENPNVCLVFNVGELSLVEYGDNCILGSVRTEFVNPHVISVRLNERGNARENKKLAFLLDAKTICVVDLESRLTSGQINHETKIDWLELSETAHKLLFRDKKLRLVLVDNYTGKKQTLLSNISFVQWVPQSDVVVAQSHTNLAIWYNIDLPEHVTMQTIRGEAIEVVRENGRTVVRSQDGPSEHSYQLDEGLVEFGTAVNDSDFGRAVHFLESLGDKPAAKAMWHNLAIISLEDGNLRVVQRCYAALGNVSKAFYLAEMIQEADAFELATDSPGILCPEVRAKLALLASDLRTAERIYLEQGDIEAALRMYQQLRMWDEAVALAERRGYARLAELKQQHMDFLLSSEQPEKAGQVLEEQGELQQAMGLFLKANKPARAARLALKTPQLLQDEHLMLQVTEGLVHCELYELAGDIAHRLSRPEAALALYRKGGAYARALELARVVEPQEVTALEEEWGDWLVGRKQLDASINHYIEAGATQKALEAAVGAKQWRKAVQIAKVLDEPELIQRYALDLSKHLAFAGDLDGAEDMLVRANLHKDAIELLNRHGKWERAYVIGEKYLKPEHLRELFVQMAGTLEEQGKYRDAEKVLIAVNEPDLAIAMYKRRELYDSMIRLVERYHKDLLDSTHLHLARQLESRGKLKNAEVHFIASGDWKSAVHMYCSSGRWEDGYRVAKQKGTDGASQQVAYMWAKSMPLESAVRLLSKLGLLDTAVGFACDSGQFEFAMELCRFAGKPTDEVHLKIAMSLEDEGKFEEAEVEFLKAHKPKEAILMYQHAGDWRAALNVAEQHLPDVVGEVLIGQAAAALETRNYKEYEALLLRAQRPDLIVEHYKQESLYDDALRIAEEHYPSALNDLRRLQAQLQRGLAQTGEESVTDSRAYLQRAAEFAKREQFRKAAECLMQIDASNAEDAATLERALLRAAEICNQFLEGQDAQELATALGPRLLAIKQIGPAAQLYLAADMPKQAVDVFIKTEQWSKARRLAKEIDADLQLLAYVEQQQKSCLKHEGNVEQLADIDIISALDLLAEQGQWQRCLEKAKQLNPSVLQKYVAVYAAQLIREGNCSNALGLYLSYGAPPIEAHFNIYTRIALDCLALREEQSEGGSLWRQLRDFLQRLLQSLRASQEQAQTQFTAGIEQFLLIAHYYATRAACKEVQALQPVALRLSLALLRHTDILPVDKGFYEAGMDLRQAGREAEAFVMLNHYLDVCEAIEEGSGNLVDHSDLASTDFPSSVPLPEDIHLKNEPSLHEEVREWVLAVSMDQQVDQQLPTDDRGLYESSLGPNDLPCLLSGFPVRGRQPVTFQSSSNQVNRDVWSKFSVAVKMSPGSGIADIIGFTEKWQGAANYVMH, from the exons atgcaattgaaataCCTGCGAACGTTGCTGGAGGGTCAG GAGCAAATCCAACGCATTgcgggcctggcctggtcgcCCAACCAGCAGAAGCTGGCCATAGCCACCGCCGATCGACACATCCTGCTGTACGACGATGCCGGCGAGCGACGCGACAAGTTCAGCACAAAGCCCGCCAACTCGGCAAATGGCAAGAACTCCTATGTGATCCGGGGCCTGGCCTTCAGTCCCGACTCCACCCGCCTGGCCGTGGCACAGAGCGACTGCATTGTGTACGTGTACAAGCTGGGAGAGTCCTGGAACGACAAGAAGGTCATCTGCAATAAGTTCCCGCAGGCCAGTGCCGTCACGGCTCTCATTTGGCTCTCCTCTGGCGCCATCATAGCAG GCCTCGAAGATGGAAAGATTCGTGCCCTGcacagcaagagcaacaaatCGCAGAGTCTGTACGGTGGCGACAGCATCTGCATCTCGCTGGCGGCCAACACCAAGGGCAGCGGCTTCCTCAGCGGCCACAACGATGGCACCATCATCCGCTACTTTCTGACGGACGACGCCAACGAGCCCCTGGGAAGAGTGGTCCAGCACCCGGTGCCGCCGTTCGCTCTGGCCTGGCCCCAGGGCGGCTTCTGTGTCGGTGGCTGCGATCAGCGGATTGTCTTCTACGACCCGATG GGTCGCCAGCTACGAACATTCGACTATTCCCGAACCGAGGGAGAACGCGAGTTCACGGTGGCCGCCTGCAGCCCCAACGGGCAGGCGGTGGCCTTCGGCAGCTACGATCGCATACGCATCTACGCCTGGAGTCCACGCCAGGGAGCCTGGAGCGAGAGTGCCAGCAAGGAGGTGTCCTGCCTGTACACGCTGAGCGCCCTGCTCTGGCGTCGGGACGGCGCCCGTCTCGCTCTCGGCTCCGTCAGCGGAGCTGTCCTGCTGTTCGAGTCCGTGCTGAGGCGCACCATCTGGCAGGACAAGTTCGAGCTGATCTTTGTGGCGCCCAGCCAGCTGCTGGTGCGATCGCTGGCCGAGCCCACGCAGCAGCTGACCATCGAGTCGCAGCTGGGCCTGGAGATCGACGATGTGCGGATCATGGGCAAGGACAACTACCTGGTGGCCCGCACCGAGGAGTCCCTGATCCTCTGCGACCTGACGCGCAACCTGGCCAGCGAAGTGCCCTGGACAGCCTCCGGCCACCACGAGCGCTTCTACTTCGAGAACCCCAATGTCTGTCTCGTGTTCAATGTGGGGGAACTGAGTCTCGTGGAGTACGGCGACAACTGCATCCTAGGCTCCGTACGCACGGAGTTCGTCAATCCTCATGTGATCTCCGTGCGCCTCAACGAGCGCGGCAATGCCCGGGAGAACAAGAAGCTGGCCTTCCTCCTGGACGCCAAGACCATTTGCGTGGTGGACCTCGAGAGTCGCCTCACCAGCGGCCAGATCAACCACGAGACCAAAATCGATTGGCTGGAGCTCAGCGAGACGGCCCACAAGCTTCTGTTCCGCGACAAGAAGCTGCGCCTCGTGCTGGTGGACAACTACACGGGCAAGAAGCAGACTCTCCTCAGCAACATCTCCTTTGTCCAGTGGGTCCCCCAGAGCGACGTGGTGGTGGCCCAGAGCCACACCAATCTGGCCATTTGGTACAACATCGATCTGCCGGAGCACGTGACCATGCAGACCATCCGCGGCGAGGCCATCGAAGTGGTGCGGGAGAAT GGTCGCACTGTGGTGCGCTCCCAGGATGGCCCCAGCGAGCACAGCTACCAGCTGGACGAGGGACTCGTGGAGTTCGGCACCGCCGTCAATGACAGCGACTTTGGACGGGCCGTTCACTTTCTGGAGTCTCTTGGGGACAAGCCGGCGGCCAAGGCCATGTGGCACAACCTGGCGATAATCTCCCTGGAAGACGGCAATCTGCGAGTGGTCCAGCGCTGCTATGCCGCTCTGGGAAACGTGTCCAAGGCATTCTACCTAGCCGAGATGATCCAGGAGGCGGACGCGTTCGAGCTGGCCACCGATTCGCCGGGAATCCTCTGTCCCGAGGTGCGGGCCAAGCTGGCTCTCTTGGCATCCGATCTGCGCACCGCAGAGCGCATATATCTCGAACAGGGCGACATCGAGGCGGCCCTGAGGATGTACCAGCAGCTTCGAATGTGGGACGAGGCTGTGGCCCTGGCCGAGAGGCGGGGATATGCGCGATTGGCGgagctgaagcagcagcacatggaCTTTCTACTGAGCAGCGAGCAGCCGGAGAAGGCCGGCCAAGTGCTCGAGGAACAGGGCGAACTGCAGCAGGCCATGGGGCTGTTCCTGAAGGCGAACAAGCCGGCCAGAGCTGCTCGACTGGCGCTGAAGAcgccgcagctgctgcaggacgAGCATCTGATGCTGCAGGTGACCGAGGGTTTGGTGCACTGCGAGCTCTACGAGCTGGCGGGCGACATTGCCCATCGCCTGTCCCGGCCAGAGGCTGCTTTGGCTCTCTACCGGAAGGGAGGGGCGTATGCCAGGGCCCTGGAGCTCGCGCGCGTCGTGGAGCCGCAGGAGGTGACGGCCCTGGAGGAGGAGTGGGGCGACTGGCTGGTGGGTCGCAAGCAGCTGGACGCCTCGATCAATCACTACATCGAGGCGGGCGCCACGCAGAAGGCCCTGGAGGCGGCGGTGGGCGCCAAGCAATGGCGGAAGGCTGTGCAGATAGCCAAGGTCCTGGACGAGCCAGAGCTGATCCAGCGCTATGCCCTGGATCTGTCGAAGCACCTGGCCTTTGCCGGGGACTTGGACGGAGCCGAGGATATGCTGGTGAGAGCCAACCTCCACAAGGATGCCATCGAGCTGCTGAACCGCCACGGGAAGTGGGAGCGGGCGTACGTGATCGGGGAGAAGTACCTGAAGCCGGAGCATCTGCGCGAGCTGTTCGTCCAGATGGCAGGCACCCTGGAGGAGCAGGGCAAATACCGGGATGCGGAGAAGGTTCTGATCGCCGTCAATGAGCCCGACCTGGCCATAGCCATGTACAAGCGGCGGGAGCTGTACGACTCGATGATCCGGCTGGTCGAACGCTACCACAAGGATCTGCTGGACAGCACCCACCTGCATCTGGCGCGGCAGCTGGAGTCGCGCGGCAAGCTGAAGAACGCCGAGGTGCACTTCATCGCCTCGGGGGACTGGAAGTCGGCCGTGCACATGTACTGCTCCTCGGGCAGGTGGGAGGACGGCTACCGCGTGGCCAAGCAGAAGGGGACGGACGGGGCCAGCCAGCAGGTGGCCTACATGTGGGCCAAGTCCATGCCCCTGGAGAGCGCCGTGCGCCTGCTGAGCAAACTGGGACTGCTGGACACTGCCGTGGGATTCGCCTGCGACTCGGGCCAGTTCGAGTTCGCCATGGAGCTGTGCCGCTTTGCGGGCAAGCCCACGGACGAGGTGCACCTGAAGATCGCCATGTCCCTCGAGGATGAGGGCAAGTTCGAGGAGGCCGAAGTGGAGTTCCTCAAGGCCCACAAGCCCAAGGAGGCGATCCTCATGTATCAGCACGCCGGCGACTGGCGGGCCGCGCTCAACGTGGCCGAACAGCATCTGCCGGATGTCGTGGGCGAGGTGCTCATCGGCCAGGCGGCGGCCGCTCTGGAGACCCGCAACTACAAGGAGTACGAGGCTCTGTTGCTGCGCGCCCAGCGGCCGGATCTCATCGTGGAGCACTACAAGCAGGAGTCCTTGTACGATGACGCCCTGCGGATAGCCGAGGAGCATTATCCCTCGGCCCTCAATGACTTGAGGCGTCTGCAGGCGCAGCTGCAAAGGGGACTGGCCCAGACGGGGGAGGAATCCGTCACCGACTCCCGTGCCTATCTGCAGCGAGCGGCGGAGTTCGCGAAGCGGGAGCAGTTCCGCAAGGCCGCCGAGTGCCTAATGCAGATTGATGCCTCCAATGCCGAGGATGCGGCCACCCTGGAGAGGGCCCTCCTGCGTGCCGCCGAGATCTGCAACCAGTTTCTGGAGGGACAGGACGCCCAGGAGCTGGCAACGGCCTTGGGGCCACGGCTGCTGGCCATCAAGCAGATTGGCCCTGCAGCACAGCTCTATCTGGCCGCGGACATGCCCAAGCAGGCGGTGGATGTCTTCATCAAAACGGAGCAGTGGAGCAAGGCCCGGCGACTGGCCAAGGAAATCGATGCGGATCTCCAGCTGCTCGCCTacgtggagcagcagcagaagtcgTGCCTCAAGCACGAGGGGAATGTCGAGCAGCTGGCGGACATTGACATCATCTCGGCCCTGGATCTCCTGGCGGAGCAGGGCCAGTGGCAGCGCTGCCTGGAGAAGGCCAAGCAGCTGAATCCCTCGGTGCTGCAGAAGTACGTGGCCGTGTACGCGGCCCAGCTCATCCGCGAGGGCAACTGCAGCAACGCCCTAGGTCTGTATCTGAGCTATGGGGCGCCTCCCATCGAGGCGCACTTCAACATCTACACGCGGATCGCCCTTGACTGTCTGGCCCTGAGGGAGGAGCAGTCCGAGGGCGGTTCGCTGTGGCGCCAGTTGCGAGACTTTCTCCAGCGCCTGCTGCAATCGCTGAGGGCCTCTCAGGagcaggcccagacccagttCACGGCCGGCATTGAGCAGTTTCTCCTGATTGCACACTACTATGCCACCAGAGCAGCCTGCAAGGAGGTGCAGGCGCTCCAACCAGTCGCCCTGCGGCTCTCCTTGGCACTGCTGCGGCACACGGATATCCTGCCGGTGGATAAGGGCTTCTACGAAGCGGGCATGGATCTGCGGCAGGCTGGACGAGAGGCGGAGGCTTTCGTCATGCTCAACCACTATCTGGACGTGTGCGAGGCCATCGAGGAGGGCTCTGGCAACTTGGTGGATCACTCCGATTTGGCCAGCACCGATTTCCCCAGCTCCGTGCCCCTGCCCGAGGACATTCACCTGAAGAACGAGCCCAGCCTCCATGAGGAGGTGCGCGAATGGGTCCTGGCCGTCAGCATGGACCAGCAGGTGGATCAGCAGCTGCCCACGGACGATCGTGGCCTGTACGAGTCCAGCCTTGGCCCGAACGATTTGCCCTGCCTGCTGAGTGGATTCCCGGTGCGTGGCCGTCAGCCTGTGACCTTTCAGTCGTCGAGCAACCAGGTGAATCGCGACGTCTGGAGCAAGTTCTCGGTGGCCGTGAAGATGTCCCCGGGCAGTGGCATAGCCGACATCATTGGCTTCACCGAAAAGTGGCAGGGGGCCGCCAACTACGTAATGCACTAA